A genomic stretch from Dama dama isolate Ldn47 chromosome 10, ASM3311817v1, whole genome shotgun sequence includes:
- the LOC133063349 gene encoding DNA polymerase epsilon subunit 3-like produces the protein MAERPEDLNLPNAVITRIIKEALLDGVNSSKEAQSAISRAASVFVLYATSCANNFVMKGKCKTLNASDVLSTMEEMEFQRFVTPLKEALEAYRREQKGKKEASEQKKKDKDKKTDSEEQDKSRDEDEGRLEEEEQNEEEEVDN, from the coding sequence ATGGCGGAGAGGCCGGAGGACCTAAACCTGCCCAATGCTGTAATCACCAGAATCATCAAGGAGGCACTCCTGGATGGTGTCAACAGCTCCAAGGAGGCCCAGAGTGCCATCTCCCGCGCCGCCAGCGTCTTCGTGCTGTACGCCACATCCTGTGCCAACAACTTTGTGATGAAAGGGAAATGCAAGACACTGAATGCCAGCGATGTGCTGTCCACCATGGAGGAGATGGAGTTTCAGCGGTTCGTTACCCCATTAAAAGAAGCTCTGGAAGCTTATAGGAGGGAGCAGAAAGGTAAGAAGGAAGCTTCAGagcaaaagaagaaagacaaagacaaaaaaacagaTTCGGAAGAGCAGGACAAAAGCAGGGATGAAGATGAGGGAAGGCTGGAGGAAGAAGAACAGAATGAAGAGGAGGAAGTGGACAACTGA